The following coding sequences are from one Paenibacillus sp. JDR-2 window:
- the kduI gene encoding 5-dehydro-4-deoxy-D-glucuronate isomerase, with translation MEIRYASHPQEVKAFDTTRLRQEFLLETLFVQDQLTLTYSHVDRFIIGGAVPVNESVKLEADTKTMGAATFLERREIGIINVGGRGTVTVDGTAYDMENKDCLYIGLGAAEVVFTSSDSANPAKFYLNSTPAHKNYPTVKASISEASPNHLGALNTNNERTIYRYIHTGGIQSCQLVMGLTMLKPGSNWNTMPCHTHNRRSEVYLYFDMQADGNVFHFMGEPQETRHLVVRNEQAILSPSWSIHSGVGTSAYTFIWGMAGENQIFEDMDAVAPQDLK, from the coding sequence ATGGAAATCCGTTACGCTTCTCATCCGCAAGAAGTAAAAGCATTTGATACGACACGTCTTCGTCAAGAGTTCCTGCTCGAAACTCTTTTTGTTCAAGACCAGCTGACCCTTACTTACTCGCACGTTGACCGCTTTATTATTGGCGGCGCGGTACCGGTTAACGAATCCGTTAAGCTTGAAGCCGATACCAAAACAATGGGTGCGGCAACCTTCTTGGAACGCCGCGAGATCGGCATCATTAACGTCGGCGGCCGCGGTACGGTTACCGTTGACGGCACGGCTTACGATATGGAAAACAAAGACTGTCTCTACATCGGCCTTGGCGCGGCAGAAGTTGTATTCACAAGCTCGGACTCGGCTAATCCGGCTAAGTTCTACCTGAACTCGACGCCTGCCCACAAAAATTATCCAACGGTGAAAGCATCGATCAGCGAAGCTTCCCCTAACCATCTCGGAGCTCTTAACACGAATAACGAACGTACCATCTATCGTTATATCCACACTGGCGGCATCCAAAGCTGCCAGCTGGTTATGGGTCTCACTATGCTGAAGCCGGGCAGCAACTGGAACACAATGCCTTGCCATACGCACAACCGCCGCTCCGAAGTATACCTGTACTTCGATATGCAAGCAGACGGCAATGTCTTCCACTTCATGGGCGAGCCGCAAGAAACACGCCATCTGGTTGTGCGCAACGAGCAAGCAATCCTGTCGCCTAGCTGGTCGATTCACAGCGGCGTAGGCACAAGCGCTTATACGTTCATCTGGGGTATGGCCGGCGAGAACCAAATCTTCGAAGATATGGACGCGGTTGCACCACAAGATTTGAAATAA
- a CDS encoding DeoR/GlpR family DNA-binding transcription regulator, with protein sequence MNAIRRHELIMEALLASREVTVQDLSERLNVTGKTIREDLARLEEKGLLLRIHGGAVLAQTDQLGILSQQEPLVRHSSEKTEIAELALTFIDPGDIIALDGGSTTLEIAKRLRNQPLTVVTNDVHIIAELSRKDEIQLVVPGGYRVRNMLAGAEAEAYIRKLNIKKAFLSATGVHAEFGFTIYTGDLTAFKRALLDTAQTSYVVVDHHKFAQGALFTFADFHEINTILTDSGISSDTAGQYRQAGANLAIYERMN encoded by the coding sequence ATGAATGCTATTCGCAGGCATGAATTAATTATGGAAGCCCTGCTGGCGAGCCGCGAAGTTACCGTTCAGGATTTAAGCGAACGACTGAACGTGACGGGCAAGACGATTCGCGAGGATCTGGCTAGGCTTGAGGAAAAAGGACTGCTCCTTCGTATACACGGGGGGGCAGTCCTTGCCCAAACGGACCAGCTTGGCATTTTGTCGCAGCAAGAGCCGCTAGTGCGGCATTCCTCCGAGAAGACGGAAATTGCGGAGCTGGCGCTTACTTTTATTGATCCCGGCGACATTATCGCGCTGGACGGCGGAAGCACAACGCTTGAAATCGCGAAGAGGCTGCGGAATCAGCCTCTTACCGTTGTAACGAACGATGTGCACATCATTGCCGAGCTGTCCCGAAAGGACGAAATTCAGCTGGTCGTGCCCGGCGGTTACCGTGTCCGCAATATGCTTGCGGGCGCGGAAGCCGAGGCTTACATCCGGAAGCTGAATATTAAGAAAGCCTTTTTGTCCGCAACGGGCGTTCATGCGGAATTTGGCTTCACGATTTATACAGGCGACCTGACGGCATTCAAGAGGGCTCTTCTCGATACGGCGCAAACCTCGTATGTGGTTGTTGATCACCATAAATTTGCCCAAGGCGCATTGTTTACCTTTGCGGACTTTCATGAGATAAACACGATTCTGACCGACTCGGGGATTTCATCGGACACGGCTGGGCAATACCGGCAGGCCGGTGCAAATCTTGCGATTTACGAAAGGATGAATTAA
- the kduD gene encoding 2-dehydro-3-deoxy-D-gluconate 5-dehydrogenase KduD — MLFDLAGKTAVVTGTSGGLGQAMALGLAEAGASVVAISSSNSNATVAAIRELGGQAEEISADLSNADILEDVFNQALGLFGKVDILVNNAGIIRRTPAADHAAKDWYDVIDLNLNSVFFLSQLAGRHMLERGSGKMINVASMLSYQGGINVPGYTASKHAVAGVTKALANEWAGRGINVNAIAPGYMTTNNTAPILKDEARTNSITERIPAGRWGTPDDLKGPVVFLASSASDYLSGHVLNVDGGWMAR; from the coding sequence ATGTTATTTGATTTGGCAGGCAAAACAGCAGTTGTAACCGGTACATCCGGAGGACTTGGCCAAGCGATGGCGCTTGGTCTTGCGGAAGCGGGCGCATCCGTCGTTGCAATCTCTTCCTCGAACAGCAACGCGACTGTTGCTGCAATCCGCGAGCTTGGCGGACAAGCGGAAGAAATCTCCGCCGACCTCAGCAACGCCGATATTCTGGAAGATGTCTTTAACCAAGCCCTCGGTTTATTTGGCAAAGTAGATATTCTCGTTAACAATGCTGGTATTATCCGTCGAACGCCAGCTGCCGATCACGCGGCAAAAGACTGGTATGATGTCATCGACCTGAACCTGAACTCGGTCTTCTTCCTCAGCCAGCTTGCCGGACGTCACATGCTGGAGCGCGGCAGCGGCAAAATGATTAACGTCGCTTCCATGCTCAGCTATCAGGGCGGCATCAATGTTCCCGGTTATACGGCAAGCAAACACGCGGTTGCCGGCGTAACTAAAGCATTAGCGAACGAATGGGCTGGCCGCGGCATTAATGTCAACGCTATTGCTCCAGGCTATATGACAACCAACAACACGGCTCCAATCCTGAAGGATGAAGCCCGCACGAACTCGATTACCGAGCGGATTCCTGCAGGCCGCTGGGGTACGCCGGACGATCTGAAAGGTCCGGTTGTATTCCTCGCTTCCTCGGCATCCGATTACTTGAGCGGACATGTTCTCAACGTAGACGGCGGCTGGATGGCACGCTAA
- a CDS encoding M56 family metallopeptidase encodes MTGVFITVVNMSITAGYVAVAVMLARLLFKRLPKRFSYFLWSAVAFRLLVPVSFTAGFSLLQAVRPQNHSQAGRLEYVPHDIGMQKNPVLDIGVDSLRQLVPLPSATPIASVNPMQIILWLGSLVWLSGIAVLLLYSIVQYLKLWSRLRTATLVQDRIFETDQIRTPFVFGFLKPRIYIPTGLSKEELPYIVAHEQVHINRRDYLIKPAAYLLAIIHWFNPVLWISYRMMGKDMEMSCDERVMKRMGSGVKRSYATTLLSISMNSGKWKMGGPLAFGESDVKARITNVLVYRKPSSWVIALSMLAAVVLVTGFTANPKPLRQSMLPAALDKETYAGYDLDKLMENKTLYVGNHVKVGGLIGALPKPDGLEGKGLALQTKSQPYGITVNYDRTDDLQAEEETAANKDVFYRNAIMLLSLIDNVDSITFTVRNANLVTVTREEAETLLGGDVRQYASDSASLKSLIDQLNKFKWD; translated from the coding sequence ATGACAGGAGTATTTATTACAGTTGTTAATATGAGCATTACGGCGGGGTATGTGGCTGTCGCTGTCATGCTGGCGAGATTATTGTTCAAACGGCTGCCTAAACGATTTTCCTACTTTCTATGGTCGGCTGTGGCGTTTAGACTGCTTGTTCCCGTTAGTTTTACGGCAGGCTTCAGCTTGTTGCAAGCGGTGAGACCTCAAAACCATTCGCAAGCAGGAAGGTTGGAGTATGTTCCGCATGATATCGGGATGCAGAAGAATCCGGTATTGGACATCGGTGTGGACAGTCTGCGCCAGCTTGTTCCTCTTCCGTCCGCGACGCCTATTGCGAGCGTAAATCCGATGCAAATCATTTTGTGGCTAGGCAGCTTGGTCTGGTTATCAGGTATTGCGGTTCTGCTGCTCTACAGTATTGTCCAGTATTTGAAACTATGGTCCAGGCTTAGAACGGCAACGCTGGTACAGGATCGCATCTTTGAAACGGATCAGATTCGCACGCCGTTTGTATTTGGTTTTCTGAAGCCGAGAATTTATATTCCGACCGGTCTATCCAAAGAAGAGCTGCCTTATATCGTTGCCCATGAGCAGGTTCATATCAATAGGCGGGATTATTTGATTAAGCCTGCTGCCTATTTGCTGGCGATTATCCATTGGTTTAATCCTGTCCTATGGATTTCCTATAGAATGATGGGCAAAGACATGGAGATGTCCTGTGATGAACGGGTGATGAAGCGGATGGGGAGCGGGGTAAAAAGAAGCTATGCCACCACGTTGTTATCCATATCAATGAATAGCGGCAAATGGAAAATGGGCGGACCGCTTGCTTTCGGAGAAAGCGATGTGAAGGCGAGGATTACGAATGTTCTTGTTTACCGCAAGCCTTCCTCTTGGGTTATAGCGCTGTCGATGCTGGCTGCAGTGGTGCTGGTTACCGGATTTACCGCTAATCCGAAGCCGTTGCGGCAGTCAATGCTGCCAGCAGCCTTGGACAAAGAAACGTATGCGGGTTACGATCTTGATAAGCTTATGGAAAATAAAACCTTGTATGTCGGGAATCATGTAAAAGTAGGCGGATTGATTGGCGCCTTGCCTAAGCCGGATGGCCTGGAAGGGAAGGGGTTAGCGCTTCAGACGAAGTCTCAGCCATACGGGATTACCGTTAATTACGATAGAACGGATGATTTGCAGGCGGAGGAGGAAACGGCAGCGAACAAAGACGTTTTTTACCGGAATGCCATTATGCTGCTTAGTCTGATCGATAACGTGGATTCGATCACATTTACGGTAAGAAACGCTAACCTTGTCACCGTGACGCGGGAGGAAGCCGAGACGCTGCTCGGCGGAGATGTCAGGCAATATGCCAGCGATTCGGCAAGCCTTAAAAGTTTGATCGATCAACTGAACAAGTTTAAATGGGATTAA
- a CDS encoding BlaI/MecI/CopY family transcriptional regulator: protein MEAYKLFDSEYKFACLIWDNEPINSTELAKLSKSKLGWSKSTTYTVLRKLCERGILRNEQAVVTSLVKKTEAQKYESQTVVEKAFDGSLPQFLTAFLGGKKLSRKEAEELKQIIEESTQ from the coding sequence TTGGAAGCCTATAAGTTATTTGACTCGGAATACAAATTTGCTTGTCTGATTTGGGACAATGAGCCGATTAATTCAACGGAGCTTGCGAAGCTGAGCAAATCGAAGCTGGGCTGGAGCAAATCAACGACCTACACCGTCCTGAGAAAGCTATGCGAGCGGGGCATTTTGCGGAATGAGCAGGCCGTTGTGACGTCTCTTGTCAAGAAAACCGAAGCACAGAAGTACGAGAGCCAGACGGTTGTCGAGAAAGCGTTCGACGGCTCGTTGCCGCAATTTCTGACGGCGTTTCTTGGCGGGAAGAAGCTGTCGAGGAAGGAAGCGGAGGAGCTCAAGCAGATCATTGAGGAGTCGACGCAATGA